The following are encoded in a window of Peromyscus maniculatus bairdii isolate BWxNUB_F1_BW_parent chromosome X, HU_Pman_BW_mat_3.1, whole genome shotgun sequence genomic DNA:
- the Dynlt3 gene encoding dynein light chain Tctex-type 3 translates to MEEYQRPCDEIAFNADEAQNIVKECVDGVLGGEDYNQDNINQWTASIVEQSLAHLVKLGKAYKYIVTCAVVQRSAYGFHTASSCFWDTTSDGTCTVRWENRTMNCIVNVFAIAIVL, encoded by the exons ATGGAGGAGTACCAAAGGCCCTGCGACGAG aTTGCCTTCAATGCTGATGAAGCCCAAAATATAGTCAAAGAG TGTGTTGATGGAGTTTTAGGAGGTGAGGACTACAATCAAGACAACATCAACCAGTGGACTGCAAGCATCGTGGAGCAATCCCTTGCACATTTGGTTAAGCTTGGCAAAGCTTATAAGTACATTG TGACCTGTGCTGTGGTCCAGAGGAGTGCATATGGATTTCACACAGCCAGCTCATGTTTTTGGGATACTACATCTGATG gaacCTGTACTGTGAGATGGGAGAATCGTACCATGAACTGCATCGTTAATGTTTTTGCGATTGCAATTGTCCTGTAA